The Bifidobacterium bifidum ATCC 29521 = JCM 1255 = DSM 20456 region CGCCATGATCCACGCGTCCGACGCGCTCGCCAAGGCCAAGGTCCGTAGCCGTATCATCCTGCAGATCCACGACGAACTCGTGGTGGAGATAGCCCCCGGCGAAGCCGAGCAGGTGACGGGCCTGGTGCGCGACGCCATGGAGCACGCGGGCGATCTCGCCGTGCCGTTGGACGTGTCCACCGGCATCGGCTCCGACTGGCAGCTCGCCGCCCACTGACGGCGACGGCACGGCGACGGCACGACGGCAAGAAAAGAAAAGAGGACAAGCCATGACCACGCTTCGACAGGTCGTCAACGTAGTGGAAACCCTGTATCCGCTGCGCTATGCGGAATCCTGGGACGCGCCCGGCCTGATCGTCGGTGAGCCCGGTGCCGACGTCGGACTGGTCGCATTCGCCGCGGACCCCACCATGGCGGTGATCGATGAGGCCATCGAACGCGGCGCCGACCTGCTGATATGCCATCACCCGCTGCTGTTCCGTTCCGTGCACGCCGTCTCCGGACAGGACGTGCACGGCGCCATCGTCGGCAAACTGTACAGCCATCACTGCGCTCTGTGGGTGGGTCACACCAACGCCGATTCCGCGTGGCGCGGTGTAGGGCAGGCTGCGGCCGACGCGTTCGGCCTGGTCGATCAGCGGCCTCTGGTGCCCATCGACGACCCGGGGTCTGCGCACGCCGTGGGCCTGGGTCGTGTCGGCCTGCTGGAGGAGCCGATGACCTTGGAGCGTTTCGCGCATCGCGTGGCGCAGGCGCTGCCGGCCACGAATCTTGGTATTCAGGTCGCCGGCGACCTCCAGTCGCTCGTGCGGCGCGTCGCGGTGCTGCCGGGATCGGGGGACTCGCTGTTCGACGAGGTGCGGGCCAGCGGAGCCGATGTGTATGTGACCAGCGACCTGCGCCATCATCCGGCGACGGACGCCTTGGAACAGGCGCGGTACGAGGCGTCGCTGCTCTCGCGCGGACTGGCCGCCCCCTCGGCCGGGAATACGGGAACGGCAGGGAACGCCGTCGCGCGTCCGGCGCTGATTAACACGCCGCATTCCGCCATCGAGTCGCTGTGGTTCCGATACGCCCCGGACGACATCGCCGCGGCGGTCGAGCGGGCGACGGGGGAGACCATACGCACCACCCATATCACGATGAACACCGATCCGTGGACGCTGAACATCCCCTGCCGGGGCTAGCCGGTTGCCGCTGCACATCGCTGACAACTTCTTTCGAAAAAGGACCATTCATCATGCCTGACCGTTCAACCGCTGACACCGCTGGCACTGCCGAAACCGTGGGTACCGCCGCCGCAAGCGACATCACCCGGCAGGTCGACGCGCTGCTCGACCGCTCCACCGACGGCATCGTCATGGACAGCCGGGATCGCAGGGCCGTCGTGCTGTCACGACAGACCGTGTACCAAGGGGCGGTGTTCGACGTGGAGGACATGCGCATCGCGCTGCCGGCCGGTGGCGGGGACTGCGTCACCGTGCGTCGCCAGGTGTGCCGTCACGCGCCATGCGTCGTCATGCTCGTCCATGACGAGGCCCGGGACCTGTACCTGCTGGAGCGCGAGTACCGCGTAGGCTCCGACCTGTTCGCCTACGGTCTGCCAGCGGGACTGATGGACGACGGAGAGGACGTGGAGCAGGCGGCGCTGCGCGAGCTCGCCGAGGAGACCGGCGTGGTGCCGGTCGGAGAGGACGACGTCATATTCGACCATGTGGGGGCATTCTACTCATCGGAAGGCATGAGCGACGAGCTCGCCAACATCATGGTCATGCACCTGCGACGCTGGGAAAGCCGACCGCGCCGGTTCGATCCCGACGAACACGTGGAATCTGCGTGGGTGACCTGGCGCCAACTCGCCGGAGTGCCGGTCACCGCGTCGAACTCCGTCATCGCCATACAGCATGAGACGATTCAGCGAATCCTGAAAAAACAATAAGTATTCATGGTAAAACAAACATAGTTCGCTGAGAATTTTTCTTTATATCGGTTTGAAGTTAACTATGTTCACGTTGGCGTGCGATAATATGACCATGCAGCAAATACGACCCGGCTCCATGTACCCGTTGGGTGCGAACTACGACGGTTCTGGCGTGAATTTCGCCTTGTTCTCGCAGGTGGCGGACAAGGTCGAGTTATGTCTGTTCGACGAGGACGACAAAGAGACGCGCATCGAGATGACCGAGCAGAACTCGTACGTCTGGCATAACTATATTTCCGGAATCCAACCCGGGCAACGCTACGGTTACCGCGTGTACGGCCCGTACGATCCCGCCAAGGGCATGCGGTGCAACCCGAACAAGCTGCTGCTCGACCCCTACGCCAAAGCCATCGAAGGCAACATCGACGGCGACGAAAGCCTGTTCTCCTACCGTTTCTCCGACCCGGACGGCCCAATGAACGACCTCGACTCAGCCGATCACACCATGAAGTCCGCAGTCGTCAACCCCTATTTTGACTGGGGCAACGACCAGCATCCGAACACGCCATACCATGATTCGGTCATCTACGAAGCCCACGTGCGCGGCATGACCAACCTCAACAAGGACGTGCCGCCGCAGATTCGCGGAACCTACGCCGGCCTCGCGCACCCCTCGGTGATCGAATACCTGAAAAAGCTCGGCATCACCGCACTGGAGCTCATGCC contains the following coding sequences:
- a CDS encoding NUDIX hydrolase translates to MPDRSTADTAGTAETVGTAAASDITRQVDALLDRSTDGIVMDSRDRRAVVLSRQTVYQGAVFDVEDMRIALPAGGGDCVTVRRQVCRHAPCVVMLVHDEARDLYLLEREYRVGSDLFAYGLPAGLMDDGEDVEQAALRELAEETGVVPVGEDDVIFDHVGAFYSSEGMSDELANIMVMHLRRWESRPRRFDPDEHVESAWVTWRQLAGVPVTASNSVIAIQHETIQRILKKQ
- a CDS encoding Nif3-like dinuclear metal center hexameric protein; translation: MTTLRQVVNVVETLYPLRYAESWDAPGLIVGEPGADVGLVAFAADPTMAVIDEAIERGADLLICHHPLLFRSVHAVSGQDVHGAIVGKLYSHHCALWVGHTNADSAWRGVGQAAADAFGLVDQRPLVPIDDPGSAHAVGLGRVGLLEEPMTLERFAHRVAQALPATNLGIQVAGDLQSLVRRVAVLPGSGDSLFDEVRASGADVYVTSDLRHHPATDALEQARYEASLLSRGLAAPSAGNTGTAGNAVARPALINTPHSAIESLWFRYAPDDIAAAVERATGETIRTTHITMNTDPWTLNIPCRG